A stretch of the Massilia varians genome encodes the following:
- a CDS encoding TolC family protein, translating to MTIQTSPPMLRAIAAGVLVLVLSGCAGFSPDGGLDAVSAMTAARTGQDVRLPKASADISSSQAELDRLLRAPLSADGAVRVALLNNRGLRASLAALGVAEADLVQAGRMANPGFSFSRMSGGGETEIERSVMFDLVGLLTMPIRRDIEARRFQGAQLLAAADAVRLAADTRKAWFNAVAAAQSAHYAEQVREAAQASAQLAQRMARAGNLSALDQAREQVFSAESTAQLARARHHATAAREQLARLMGVWGAQTAFTLPDRLPDLPAAPRDERDVETLAMQQRLDVQLARLETASTARALGLTRATGVVNVLEAGYVNASKSGAPRENGYEIELAIPLFDWGGARVAKAESLYMGAVHRTAHTAVNARSQVREAWSAYRTTYDLARHYRDEVVPLQKKISEETLLRYNGMLMSVFELLADARAQITGVNTAIAAQRDFWIAETDLQAAINGSGGSTVALSAGAAAEAAPAH from the coding sequence ATGACAATACAGACATCGCCACCCATGCTGCGCGCCATCGCCGCCGGCGTGCTTGTGCTGGTACTGAGCGGCTGCGCCGGCTTCTCGCCGGACGGCGGCCTGGACGCCGTATCCGCGATGACCGCGGCGCGCACGGGACAGGACGTCCGGCTGCCCAAGGCAAGCGCGGACATCTCGTCGTCCCAGGCCGAACTCGACCGCCTGCTGCGCGCGCCGCTGAGCGCCGACGGCGCGGTCCGGGTCGCCCTGCTCAACAATCGCGGCCTGCGCGCCTCGCTCGCGGCCCTGGGCGTTGCCGAGGCCGACCTGGTCCAGGCGGGACGCATGGCCAACCCCGGCTTCAGCTTCAGCCGCATGTCCGGCGGCGGCGAGACGGAGATCGAACGCAGCGTGATGTTCGACCTGGTCGGCCTCTTGACCATGCCGATCCGCCGCGACATCGAGGCGCGCCGCTTCCAGGGCGCGCAGCTGCTTGCCGCGGCCGACGCCGTACGCCTGGCGGCCGACACCCGCAAGGCGTGGTTCAACGCCGTTGCGGCGGCCCAGTCGGCGCACTATGCCGAACAGGTGCGTGAAGCCGCGCAGGCCAGCGCCCAACTGGCCCAGCGCATGGCCAGGGCGGGCAACCTCAGCGCACTGGACCAGGCGCGCGAACAGGTGTTTTCCGCCGAATCCACGGCCCAGCTGGCGCGCGCCCGCCACCATGCGACCGCCGCGCGCGAACAATTGGCCCGCCTGATGGGCGTATGGGGTGCGCAGACCGCGTTCACGTTGCCGGACAGGCTCCCCGATCTGCCGGCGGCCCCGCGCGACGAGCGCGACGTGGAGACGCTGGCGATGCAGCAGCGGCTCGACGTCCAGCTGGCCAGGCTGGAGACCGCATCCACCGCGCGCGCGCTGGGACTGACCCGCGCGACGGGCGTGGTCAACGTGCTCGAGGCCGGCTACGTCAACGCGAGCAAGAGCGGCGCCCCGCGCGAGAACGGCTACGAGATCGAACTGGCCATTCCGCTGTTCGACTGGGGTGGAGCGCGGGTCGCCAAGGCCGAGTCGCTCTACATGGGGGCGGTCCACCGCACCGCCCACACCGCCGTCAACGCCCGTTCGCAGGTGCGCGAAGCCTGGTCGGCCTACCGCACCACCTATGACCTGGCGCGGCACTACCGCGACGAGGTCGTTCCGCTGCAGAAAAAGATCTCGGAAGAGACCCTGCTTCGCTATAACGGCATGCTGATGAGCGTGTTCGAACTGCTGGCCGATGCGCGCGCCCAGATCACCGGCGTGAATACGGCGATTGCCGCCCAGCGCGACTTCTGGATCGCCGAAACCGACCTGCAGGCCGCCATCAACGGCAGCGGCGGGTCGACCGTTGCGCTGAGCGCCGGCGCCGCCGCCGAAGCGGCGCCCGCACACTGA